The Montipora foliosa isolate CH-2021 chromosome 6, ASM3666993v2, whole genome shotgun sequence genome includes the window GGGTGGGTCAAAATATTTCATGTCATTGGATCCCTTTCCTTTTATAGAATTATATGAAGTAAATTTGCCTTAAACTTTTTCAGGAGTTGTTTGATTTAGAGAGATGGACTCATCTGGTGATGCAGTTTAGAAGGGAGAATTTCCAGCTTCATCAGCTCAATGATCAGTCAGCATTAGCTGTCACATTACAAGCTGGTCTTTCTGCTCTGAAGACACCGTATCCTTTCCTGACAGCAAAACTTGCAATGTGGTTCTTTTAATTTAGGGTTTTATACATCATGCTACAGATTTTCGCTGTCATGAACGATTCTAAACATTTTGTTTCTCTTAGAATAGGAAAGCAGGCTACGTGTACATCTCTGTATTATCCTTTATGTCTGGCTGTTGGGCGTTTTTGTTGCAAGAAGAGTtttctcgaaattaaaaatatacTTTGACACTGCAGTCTCTGTTGTCCGATTTCCCTGGTTGGCCAGGTTTTGTCGCTGTTATTTCATTAGGCTGCATTTTCTTGCCTCAATTTAACATTATATTTGGGTATAATGTGTAAAAGGTTTTTAGTTTCAAGTGAATGTTTGGAGACTGCAtttaaacttgttttaaaaGCAGGGTAAACAACTTGTTGCGCTGTGTGCAAACAACCAATTACGGTCACTGTTTTTCCATTTATTACTGATGTCTTACCATGCATGTCGAGAGCCTTATAaagcaagtgaagctatgatcctcgcagttgtgaacgcaatttttgcaattgcgtaaagaagcctgaaaaattcaggacttcaacggggtttgaacccgtgacctcgcgatactggtgcgacgctctaaccaactgagctatgaagccactgacgttgggagctggtctttactcaattgcaaaaattgcgttcataactgcgaggatcatagcttgcttcacttgatttcatatccgcagttcatatatgatccatttcatatatcatttcatcgttgagcCTTAAGGATAGAGATAAAACTCTTAAGGGTTAAGCCTTGAAGGTTTGTCCACTAAATTTCATAGAATGGAGTTAAAATTATAGTCCCTTATTCTGAGCATTAAATTCCCGCTGAGCATTTCCCGGTTAAAGTGGCTCGAGAGTTGTGGGCTGAAAATTTCTTTACTGTGATCTTTTTGCGGATGATGTTGCAtgtgacaataaaataaatagattGTGCGGCTTTCCTTGACTTGGGTTAGGCACTGTTACCAAGAAGGACATAAGAGTTCGGAGTGTCCTGTTTGTAGTCATCCTTTAAATATCCTTGGTCGTTCGCTGCCTTTTGCTCACTGCGCTCAGTCCAGGCTGGTCTGTCCCATATCAGGACATGTCATGAATGAGAATAACCCACCTTTGGTGCTTCCCAATGGATATGTGTATGGAGAAAATGTAAAGGAACTGTTTTGTTTTAAGCCACAACAAGAGGACAAAGAGTATTGCTTAATGATCATTTCGCAGGTGTCATTCAATTTTCCCACTTTATGTTTACAATTctgatagttttgtttttaacttttaggcGTTACATGGCATGGCAAGCGAAAATGATGGTCGAGTCGTTTGCCCCAAGACACAAGAGTCCTACCATGTTGACCAAGCTGAGAAAGTTTACGTTATGTAGGAGGAACCAACAGAGTGTCGACTATGTTATCTGAAAGATCGGCTTATTAATACGCTATCAGAGACTACGCTGCACACGGTTGCGTAAAAGTAATTGTAGTGTTCGTTCCAAAATTACACATTATTTATCACGTTTAGATCATGCTGTGTTAAATGATTTGTCAAAGAAAAAGttaacaaaagcaacaaaacagctttcaCTTTATGCAAAAATCCAACTTTACAGGGTACTAGTTACCCTACACAGGAGGGTACTAAAGCACGTCTGTGAGCTATTGCAAGGACAACGGCaaaggcaacgagaacgtcatctcagaATATAAATTTGCGGTTTTGCAATGGTTACGCGATTTTCCTCAAAGCTttcattataaaaaaaatgggtGCTATAGTTCTCAAAGAAAAGGAGAACTAATAAGTTCCGTCATTGCaataatttcaagttttttggGATATAAATTTGGTTAGCAACCCTCAAGGAATTAAAACCTTGTGCGAACGGCGCGAAAGTTGAGAGAAATGAAAAGTCATCTACGGGTGTTTGAAAGCAATAAGAAAAAACATCAACATCTTTATCTATAGTCGAATTTATAATGATTAAAAAGTTGTTAATATCTTCGAGAAAATAAGTAAAGgggaaaaaagcaaaagaaaatagagTTGACGTTTACGTGACAAGAAGTCAAGGTTATCAGTGGGTAAATGGGTACAAAATTTTCttggatttgctcgcttttaccagaatgcattgcGCTTACGACCAGAATTCATTGCTCTGATGGGGCAGCCTCGCTTTGAGTAGGACTCACTCAACAAAGTGGCGAGCGATTATAGACATCTTAATCTTTGAAACGTCGTTAAATATTTTGTGCTTTTTACAAACCAGGAATAAAAAAGTCTCAAAGCTTAGTATACTATAAGTTCAACTAGATACCATTTCCCAGAGGGTTTGAGTTCCCATTTCACTTCTGAATACGTATCAGAGTTTGATACTCGAGTTTCGAACGTAACGGTATTATCATTTGATATTAGAGAGATATAGCATCGTGTTAAAATTTACGACAAACGTCAAGCTGAcatttgcgttttgtcaaaaatgaAGGAAGCTTGTTTGATttgagctcatttcttgcctACAAAGAGAATTCTCAAAGGAAACTGAAACAAAAAGGCGGTAATTTTCAACCctttatgacaagcagcagcaCCGATGCCATTTGTCGTTTCACGTGAAAACAAAGCTAAATGTCTCCTCGAgctccgtactgtaagttacggaccagTATCCGTAACTTTCAGTGCGGCCGTTAGTAAGGTATTTATAATTAATATGTACGCTGATTGGCTTCTCAGACTCCGggtatcctttgctattcacctccgagcaattcgcctGCAATTTgtgcccgaaaatgttgtaatctttgcaggaataaattagttaaaatcatctttttgtgctatattatctcacttttttagtatatactaaaacaactatccacctcagtgtcggtggcttgTTGTGgatatttaatttaaaattaactATCCACTAccagccacctccacttcagttTGCTAATTATCATTATCAGTAATCCTGCTTTGGAGAAGCAAATGTGTTACATTTCTCTACACATGAAAATATAAATCTTTATACTGTCACCATAGCGATTTTCACCGGTGATGTAAAATTGAGTGTGACGAAAACTTACGAAATGTGCGCTGGATTATCAGCGCTGATACTGAAACCTGTCTAGCGCAAGCTTACAGGTTCCATCCCAATATCAGGCAAGGATTTCAGCCACTGAATACACTTTTGCCTGTAGTCCTGAAATTGGAATTCTCTTTCTAACGGGACTAATCGAGAAACTGTATTTTTCTGGATGCCATTCGTTGTTTGAGTTGACGTCACTCTAGGTTTAGCACTCGTAATGTTCTGTTCTATGTTAACGTTATAACCTTGTACTTTTACATTTCCattgcttttattgttgaaaGCTGAAAGCCTTTTAAACACTTCAGAATGTCGGCTCTCCGCACCTATTACACCCTCGTCTAATCTTCGTTTACCAGAACTCCTTGCAACAACGTTTTCCAAATATGACGTTTTTGCCGCCCCTGCTCTCTCCTGCCTCCTCCGCACTGCCTCTTGTCGTTCAAACAATGGACTTTGAATGCCACTTTCCCGCCGAAAACCGGAACCACTGTAGCTCTTAATGGGGGATTCTGAAGATTTCCTGGCCAATGGGAATCCTCGAGCATCTTGGGAACGGTTTTGTTTGTTCCCAGGCTTTGGCCGATCTGATCCACTTGATATCCTTCTACTTCTGAATTCTCTGTCTCTGTACTCCAGAGATATCCGCACTGACTTGTGAACTAGGGTGGGCATACTACCATACTTTCTTGACAGGGGAACCGTGAGCAACGTTTTTTCTGTTGCCATATGAAAATCTATATTTCTGAAATGGGATAGAATGTTGGAGAATTAGTCACATTTCCCAGACGCAATAGCAAAACGATTTCTCTAGGTGTATTCTTCAAGTTTAACGAACTTGCTTAATTTATGTTCAAGGTGACTTTTGAAAGCTAAGGCCAACTTGCGTTATACCTCTCCCGAACAGTGTTATGAAGTTGTATCT containing:
- the LOC138006236 gene encoding uncharacterized protein, giving the protein MATEKTLLTVPLSRKYGSMPTLVHKSVRISLEYRDREFRSRRISSGSDRPKPGNKQNRSQDARGFPLARKSSESPIKSYSGSGFRRESGIQSPLFERQEAVRRRQERAGAAKTSYLENVVARSSGKRRLDEGVIGAESRHSEVFKRLSAFNNKSNGNVKVQGYNVNIEQNITSAKPRVTSTQTTNGIQKNTVSRLVPLEREFQFQDYRQKCIQWLKSLPDIGMEPVSLR